The DNA segment AGCGGAAGGACGGAGTACGGTGCCAAGGCGGCCTCTTCCCACACCGGCTCCCTGGCCGGAGCCGACACGATTTACGACGCCGTCTTCAAGCAGACTGGAGTCATCCGCGCCGAGGACTTCGAGCACATGTTCGACCTGGCTAAGGCCTTTGCGGCACTTAAAGACAAGCTCCCGAGGGGCGACAGGATAGGCATCATTACCGACGGCGGTGGAGCGGGTGTCATGGCCAGCGACGCCGTTGCCAAGTTCGGCCTCAAGATGGCCGACCTCAGCGAAGAGACGCTAAAGTTCCTCAGGGAGAACTTCCCGCCGCACGCCGTTGCCGGCAACCCGACCGACGTCGTCGGCGACACCGACGCTGAGCGCTATAGGATAGCCATCGAGGGCTTCGTGAACGACCCGAACGTTGACGCTGTCCTCGTCATAGTCCTCTTCCAGGTCCCGCTCCTTGAGGAGGAGAAGATAATCGACATCCTCGCCGAGTACCAGAAGAAGAGCGACAAACCGATAGTTGCGGTTGCAATGGGGGGTAAGAAGACAGACTATTATGCAAAGATGCTTGAGGACAGGGGGGTCCCGGTTTACCCGACCCCTGAAAGGGGTGTCCGCGCTTTGGCGGGCCTTGTCAAATATGCTGAATACCTCAGGAGGGGCGCTTAGCCCCTTAATCTTTCGGTGGTGGTACCATGAAGGAGGAAGCCCTTAAAGTTATTAAGGAAGTTTTGGCCTCCGGCAGGACTTCGCTCGTCGAGTACGAGGCAAAGAAAGTTTTGAAAGCCTACGGCCTTCCCGTTCCGGAGGAAAAGCTCGCAAAGACGCTTGATGATGCACTCCGCTATGCGGAAGAGATCGGCTATCCCGTCGCCATGAAACTGATGTCCCCGCAGATTCTCCACAAGAGCGACGCGAAAGTTGTCCTTCTCAACATAAAGACCCCCGAGGAGCTGAAGGAGAAGTGGGATCTCATCCACGAGAACGCGCGCAAATACCGCCCTGATGCAGAGATCCTCGGTGTCCTCATAGCCCCGATGCTGGAGGTCGGAAGGGAGGTAATCATAGGCGTCACCGAGGACCCGCAGTTCGGGCATGCAATAATGTTTGGCCTCGGTGGAATCTTCGTGGAGGTTCTCAAGGACGTCACCTTCCGCATAGTGCCAATAACCGAGCGCGATGCGAGAAAGATGATCCAGGAGATAAAGAGCTATCCGATTCTCGCGGGGGCGCGTGGTGAGGAGCCGGCCGACATAGACGCCATAGTCAACCTCCTCCTCAAGGTCAGCGAGCTCGTCGATGACCTAAGGGACTACATCAAGGAGATGGACCTCAACCCCGTCTTCGTCTACGAGAAAGGTGAGGGTGCCGTTGTGGTTGATGCAAGGATAATCGTAAAGGAATCTCAGTGAGCCCTTTTCTTTTTAAATTGTATCCAAAAAGGCGCCGGCAGGGCCGGCTACCTTGGTCAGTCGCCTGAAACGGACTGCAGGTATCCAACAAGCTCATCTGCGTCTATCGAGAACCTCTTCCCGCACTTTTTGACGTTGGGAGACTTTATGACCTCCATGATCAGCCTTGAGTCCTTGAACTCCAGCCGGAAAACCCTCGTCGCCAGCTCCCTTATGTCCTCAAGGGTGCTCTCCTCCAAGAGGTCCCTGTTGACGAAGGTGACCTTTATCCTGTCCTCCGCCCCGAGGGAGGGGGCGCCCGTCGTACGCCACACTGTTGACGCAGGGAGGTCTGACCTGACGTTTATCATCTTTTCGATTCCCAACATAATTATCATCTTCAGTCCGGGAATGCTGGCCAGCGCGTCCTCGTATTCCCTGCTCCAGACTGGGGCCGGTTTGAGTATGCTTATCCTCCTGAGGACGTTTCCAACGGGAATGGTTCCACCAAACTTGATGACCGGCAGATCCTCAATCCACCCGGCAGGGATCCCCATTATCTCAAGGTGGGCCCGGATCACGTGGAGCTGGTCAAGGACGTCGCTGACGACGACCTTCATTCCCTCTCTGGCCATCAGGAGAGGCAGGGAAACAGCCAGGTGTATCGGGTCGCGGGAGGCATACTCCACGACGACCGCTTCACCGGGTCTGATGTTTCGGATGCTCTCAACGGCCTCGGGCACGCTTCTCTTTGTGACCACTTCACTCACCCCCTGAGGTCAGGCGCTCCCGGAGAGCGCACGGGTCGAGCTGTATCTCGGCACCATACTCCTCAAAGTATATGGACTTGACGACCCTTATCGTGAGCTTGCCGCAGTCTATCCTCGTCTCAAGTACGCGGGTTGATATCTCCTCGACCTCCTTCAGTCCCCTGCGGGACACACGCTTCCTGTTTATGAAGACCACGCCCCTGCTGTATGGGTTCCCGACCAGGGGCCTGGTGATTCCGGCGAAGAACTCCTCCATTTTGGCAGGATCCCTCTCAAGGAGCTGAAGCAGTTCAGACGTTCCCACAACGACCCTGATGAAAGGGGCCTCACCGAACTCATCATGTATCCTCCTGAGACCCTTCATGAGCTGTCTCTTGAATACGGCGATCTCCGCTGTCTCCTTTACCCTCGAAAGAACCTTGCCCGTGTCTATCTTTCCCCCCACTTTGAGGACAGGAATCTCATTTAGGGAAGATGTATCGAGGCCGGCGAACGTCAGCTGGCTCTTCATGACGTGGAACCCGTCGAGGATATCAACAACAATTACGGGCACACCCCTGCTCCTCGCATACTCAGTGATTACCTGAAAAAGCAGGTACACGGGCTCTCTGGATGTGTATTCCACAAGAACCAGCTCTCCCGGCCGTATCATGTCAGCGTAATCGAACACCAGATTCTCAAGAAATTCCCCCATCTGCAATCCCCCCATGAGAATTTTTTGATATCCGTCCTTAAAACCGTTCCGTTGGCCAAAATAACCGTAAACGTATACTCGGATTAACCTCCCTCTATTTCGCCCTCTTCCTCCTTCACAACGGCCTTGATGTAGCCCAGAATATCGTGGATTATGAAGAAGCTTATGGCCACCTCAACGAAGGCCATCAGGTTGCCCGCTATGAGAAAGAGCAGGGAGAAGAAAAAGGTTACCGCGGCGTATATCAGG comes from the Thermococcus thioreducens genome and includes:
- a CDS encoding acetate--CoA ligase family protein → MKEEALKVIKEVLASGRTSLVEYEAKKVLKAYGLPVPEEKLAKTLDDALRYAEEIGYPVAMKLMSPQILHKSDAKVVLLNIKTPEELKEKWDLIHENARKYRPDAEILGVLIAPMLEVGREVIIGVTEDPQFGHAIMFGLGGIFVEVLKDVTFRIVPITERDARKMIQEIKSYPILAGARGEEPADIDAIVNLLLKVSELVDDLRDYIKEMDLNPVFVYEKGEGAVVVDARIIVKESQ
- a CDS encoding DUF257 family protein; translation: MVTKRSVPEAVESIRNIRPGEAVVVEYASRDPIHLAVSLPLLMAREGMKVVVSDVLDQLHVIRAHLEIMGIPAGWIEDLPVIKFGGTIPVGNVLRRISILKPAPVWSREYEDALASIPGLKMIIMLGIEKMINVRSDLPASTVWRTTGAPSLGAEDRIKVTFVNRDLLEESTLEDIRELATRVFRLEFKDSRLIMEVIKSPNVKKCGKRFSIDADELVGYLQSVSGD
- a CDS encoding DUF257 family protein, with product MGGLQMGEFLENLVFDYADMIRPGELVLVEYTSREPVYLLFQVITEYARSRGVPVIVVDILDGFHVMKSQLTFAGLDTSSLNEIPVLKVGGKIDTGKVLSRVKETAEIAVFKRQLMKGLRRIHDEFGEAPFIRVVVGTSELLQLLERDPAKMEEFFAGITRPLVGNPYSRGVVFINRKRVSRRGLKEVEEISTRVLETRIDCGKLTIRVVKSIYFEEYGAEIQLDPCALRERLTSGGE